CAGCTTCAAAACGGTAATGCGTAACAAAGATAACGGGAATGCGAAAATCAGCAGCCATCTGGCCAACTAAATTCATACATATTTCGCGTGTTTCCTCATCTAAGCCGTTAAAAGGTTCATCAAGTAAAAGTAAATTAGGCTCAGTGATCATCGCTCGTGCCATAGCTACGCGCTGTTTTTCGCCACCGGACAGCTTTTGAATAGAAGAATACAGCAAATGTGATATTTTCAAGTAATCACTAATGTGGCGTACATTTTTATCGATATCTGCCTTAGCTATTTTTTGAACGCGTAATCCAAAGGCAATGTTATGATATACGTTCATATTGGGGAAAAGGGCTAAATTTTGAAAAAGATAGCCTACTTTTCTTTCTGAAGTAGGC
This DNA window, taken from Listeria sp. PSOL-1, encodes the following:
- a CDS encoding ATP-binding cassette domain-containing protein, which gives rise to MTLNLNFTKKMPFHDLKVNYTFTSPITAIMGASGVGKSTLFQCVSGLKRIDSGKIEFTNKVWNDGSLSLHLPTSERKVGYLFQNLALFPNMNVYHNIAFGLRVQKIAKADIDKNVRHISDYLKISHLLYSSIQKLSGGEKQRVAMARAMITEPNLLLLDEPFNGLDEETREICMNLVGQMAADFRIPVIFVTHYRFEAEKMTNDILMIKDGQIGKA